The segment GCCGCGAATTTTGACGGCGGGCGATTTTCGCGATGCTGTTGTTTTGTTCACGCATGGCCCGGCAATCATAGCCGGTCTTGGCCGGAAGCATCCGGGTTTTCACGGCAAAGACCCGGCGGAGATCCTAGGACACAAGGGGCCCGGTAAGATTCCGGGCCGGTGTCGCCTCGGCCGGGACAGTGATGTTGGGGGGGCACCCACAGCCGACCCTGGCATTGCCCGCCGAACAAATTCCCGACCGACGGTGTCTGGTCGTAAAGTCGATTCCACTGAGGTGAAATGAAATGAGTGATACCGCGATCCAGCGATTCTTAATGGCCGGCACGTTCGCGGTCGCCGGCGCGTCGACGAACCGTGAAAAGTATGGCAACAAGGTTTTCCGCGCGTTGCTGAAGGCGGGCCGCGACGTCTTTCCGCTGAACCCCGCGCAGGACGAAATCGAAGGCCATCGGGCGTATCCAAAGATCGATGCGTTGCCCACGCGGCCCGATGCTTTGTCGATCATCACGCCGCCGCCGGTGACGCGATTGGTGGTGGCTGATGCGATCGCCGCCGGAGTCCGACACATCTGGATGCAGCCCGGCGCCGAAGATGACCAGGCCAGTCAAGCCGCACGTGAGGCAGGTTTGGACGTGATCGATGACTGCAGTTGCATCCTGGTCTTATTGGCTCGCGCGTCTTGAACACGTTTGGGTTTCATCACAGCGGATCAGCGGTGGTGATCGAAGCCGCCGTGTGGGACCATCCATTGGCGAAAACGCAATGATGGATTTTCTCTGGTTTGAAAATCCTGGTTCGAAAACACGGTCAGGCGAAACAGGCAGACTGAAAGAAAGCCGCCGACTGGTCATTCATGGACGCCATGTCATCGATCAACTGCGCCTTGCAATCTTCCATGATGGCCACCGATGACCGTGCTTGGCGGGCGGCGGATCGCAATTCGCCACAGTCGTCGATCGTGCTTTGGATGTGCTTGTTGACGACGTCGAACAACCCACGGAACGGGTGCGATTCATCCAAGCTGGCGGATTCTTTGACGCCCGCCATGCGGACAAAACGCAGGGTCTTTGCGTTTCGCTGTAAGCATTCGGTCAGCTTCGCAAGTTTTGCAAACCAGTCGTCGGCGTCTTGCAACCGTCGAATCAAGTCGTCGGCACAGCGACCGGCTTGATCCGTCAGCAATTGCACGTGGCCGAGTGCTTCGGAATTGGCGTCGTCCGTATGCACGTGCAGTTCACGCAGAAACGTCGTGTTCGTTTCGCTTTGCAATGCGGCGGCGGACAATTCGAAAGACAACGCGTCCAGTGAATCGACCAGTTGGTCGACCGATTGGTGGATGGCTGCGATCGCTTCGCGGTTTTCCGATTCGGATTCCGCCAACGCGACAGCGATGGCTTCGCGCGGTGCAGAGTCGGCGGAGACGCGGGCGTTGATCGCGACCAAACCGATCTTGTCTGAAAACTGGCTCATCCGCTGATTGATGGCTTGGATCGTCGTGGTCGCGGTGCGGATTTTTGCCAGCGAATCTAACATTCGGTCCAGGGATCGGGTGCACCTTTGGTTGCAGCGCAGCATCGATGCGACCGAAGAATCACCGATGACGGCGTCACCGGATCGGGGGTGGTGCGACATGGCGTCGGGGGCTGGTGATCCCTCCGCCAACACTTTGCGACGCGATGCCATTTCCGTCGAAAGCGCGTATCGCATGAACGACGGGTAATCGGCAAAGCCCAGCTGTTGGATCTCGCGACTGGCCGCTTCCAATCCGATGTCGGACACTTCGTCTTTGGATGCGCCGCCCTCTGCCGCTTCGATTTCGATCTGTCGCACCCGATCGTAGACGCCGATTACCGTTTCCAGTAATTGGCTGGTGGGTTTCAGACGCACCGAAAGGTGGCCATCGTTGATCATCGTGGCAAAGGCCATGACCCAGTAGTAGCTGCCGTCTTTCGCGCGGTTTTTCACGTATGCAGCAACGGTGCCATCGTTTTCCAGCAATTGCCAGAACAAGCGAAACACGCCACGTGGCATATCCGGATGACGAATGATGCTGTGGGCTTTGCCGATCAGTTCGTCTTCCTTGAATTTCGACACGCGAACGAAAACTTCGTTTCCAAACCGGACGACGCCGCGACGGTCGGTGGTCGAAAAGAACAGTTCATCGACACCGAACGGACTTTCCTGGTCGATGCAATGTTGGGATCGGGGTTGGTGCATGGTGAGTCAGAACGCGACACGAAAGGGGCACAAGTCACGGATGTTCATCTGAAACCTGTCATAGGATTTCCTTGCCGCGGCGACCAATGGGCGATTTGTCGGCTGATTCCAATTTTGCCGGGCCGCCAGATCGTCACCGGAAAGGAATGTTGCGACTGTGATGCCACTGCCCCCACGAAAGGGGCGGTGGTTGCGTCCGGTGTCACGGCCGCTGAGAAGCTGGCAAGTAGCGACGGTGTGGGAAATCTCCTGGCGAATGGTGTGTTCGCAGGCACCCGGTCCGGGTTCGCCATGGGGGGCGAATCGCGTACACTGTCGCCGCGAAAGACGCCGACCAGCGGCCTTGTCACAAGGCGGTTGTTGTCAGCAGAAAGTCGACGCGTCGGGCCAGTAGCTCAGTTGGTTAGAGCAGGGCACTCATAATGCCTGGGTCGCGGGTTCAAGTCCTGCCTGGCCTATTTTTTTCACGCACCGTGTTGGGCAAGCGGTGGATACCGTGGGCTGTTGCCTGGCCGGGCATCTGCCGCCACGCCGGGCACCCATCACCAAGCCGGCTGAACCGGTTGGGGCAGACGGCTTTTGGGAATCAGTTCCGGACAGACCGATTTAGGCCTCGGTGGGCAGTGCAGCTGCGGCGGCTCGGTCGACGATGAAGGTCGCGTTGGGGTGCCGTTGCAGGAACGACGCCGGACAATCGGGCGTCACCGGCCCGGCCACCGCGTCGGCGATCGCTTGTGCCTTGGCCGCGCCGAAGGCCATCAGGACCAACCGCTTGGCTTTCAGAATCGTAGCGATGCCCATCGTGATCGCTTGGCGAGGCACATCATCGGGCGAATCGAAGAATCGCGAATTGGCTTCGATCGTTTCATCGGCCAATTCGACCAGCCGCGTCCCGCTTTCGCCGGGTGACCCCGGTTCGTTAAATCCGATGTGGCCGTTGTCGCCGATGCCCAGCAATTGCCAGTCGATGCCGCCGGAGGTTTGAATCTTCTTTTCGAACAATTCGGCGGTCGACAGAAAATCGTTCGCCACGCCCGCCGGGATGTGGGTGTGATGATCGGGAACGTCGATGGCGTCGAACAGGTGCGTTCGCATGAACGCCGCGAAGCTTTGTGGATGCTCCGGCGACAAGCCGACGTATTCGTCCAAATTGAACGTCGTGATTTTTGAAAAGTCGACGTCGCCGGCACGATACCGACGGATCAATTCTTCGTACACCGCAATGGGTGTGCTGCCGGTGGCCAATCCCAGGACGGCCGACGGTTTCGCGCCGACCAACTGAATGATTTCGTCGGCGACGTGGTGCGATGCCTGCTGGATGTCGTCGAAGACAAGCATCCGTTTGGCATCGAAGGACGGGCGAGGCGTTGAGTTCATACGATTTCTTTCTCTGCTTGGTCGATCGCGCGGGCGACCAAACCTTCGACGGCTTCGGGGGAATCCAAGCTGCGCATCAACGGTGTCTTCAAATCGGGTCGGACGAACAGGCGAACACGCTTGACGTGCCGATCGAATTGCCGGTTGGCCAGGACCGAAGCGACGGGGCTTAACCGGCCCAGGGGGCGAACCTGGGCATCATCGTCGACGATATCGATATTGATGTCGACTTCTAATTTGACCGGCGGTGCGTCGATCAGGACATCCGATGCATGAACCGCCAAGCCGGTTTCGGTCGACATCAACCGTGCCAAATTTTCCGCCGCCGCGACAAGCCACCAGTACGGCCGCCGCGCCAATCGACAGTGTAGCGATTCACCCTCAATGACGTCGAATTGCGCCAGGCGTTTATGCAGACATCGACGGGGACCAAACAGCCCTTCGGCCAGGGGTTCGGCCATACTGCCGGCGGCCATCCGGCGGATCATGGCGATCCAAGTTGCATCATCCATCCGGAACGACGATTCCAGATCGACACGGTTTTGAAGCAGGAAAACACAGCGTTGAAGCATCGCGGTGGCCGATCGTACCGCATGGTGCCAATACACTTCGCTGAACATGACGTAACGCGCAAAGACCATCATCTCCGCCGCCGTTCGTCCTTTTTGGTGGATCGCCAATTCCGGACGCTCGGGGTGCACCACCATCGAATGGACCAGACGATCGGCGTCGAAATTGCGTCCGTACGGCACGCCCGCATGCCAGCTGTCGCGTTGCAAATAATCCAGCTTGTCGACGTCGATCGGACCGCTAAGACAACTGGTCAAAAAACGACAGGCGTCATCGTTTGCCCAAGCATTGTTGTGACGTCCGGTCAGAAAACCCATCACTTGGTCGGGCGTGCAGCGCCAGTCCTGTTCGAACGCTTCGGTGATTTCCGCGTCGTTCATCCAGAGTGCCGCGTGGTCTTCGTGGCGGCTGAGTCCGCCAAGCTGCATGTCTTCGATCGGGTGGCAAAACGGCCAGTGCCCGACATCATGTAGCAACGTTGCCAACAGAAACGCTTCGCCGACCGCCGGATCGGCGAAACGGTCATCGATGGCAAATCGATCCAGCAGCTTCAGCCCGTAATGGTACACGCCCAGAGAATGTTCCCACCGACTGTGTGTCGCGCCGGGATAGACCAACGCGACCATGCCCAGCTGGCTGATCGATGCAAGTCGTCGCACCGGAGCGGTGTCCAGGATGCGACGGATGCGCGGTGTGATCGGGACGTCTTGCCGATCTGGAATGCGGACGACCGATTCGGGACGTCGCAGGGCGGTGATTTCGGGCAGATCCATCAGTGCGATTGGGCCTTTCGGATTCCGACGCTTAAACGTTCCGCGACGATTCGACGTCTTGCAGCAATTTGTTGATTGGCGGAATCGCCGCAAGCGATGACGAGGTGGATGGCAACGCGGTCGCTGCTGCCGGTGCGGCCCGTGGTCCCGGGCGGTCATCCACTTCGCGTCCGGCCAACACCACGCCGGCGACCAATGCCAACAAGACAACCGACAGGAAATACAGACCGCTGATGACCAGGCCGCTGGGGAATTCCAAATCAAACGCAGCCAGTGCGGCGAAGGCGCCACCGATGATCATCACGGCGAACGCGATCCCCGCGACCATCCAAGACATCTCTGATGCTTGGTCCAGATCCAATACATAGGCCGGCGCGAACGCATAGACGGCCCACAACACGGCAAAGACGGCCGACACGATCCCGACACGCTGCCACAATTCGGTGCCGCGGTACGGTTCCAATTCGCGGTCGTAAACCAAGTTGTATCCGGACCAAACCAGCGGTGGTGCCAACAATAGGATCCCCGCGATGGATGCCCAGATCGGCGTTTGGTCGGGGCCGGACATCATCCGGACGCCGACCGCAGCGGCAAAGATGGCGATGACCGAAACGATCGTCAGGATCAAGCCTTTGCGCGTGACATCGGTGTCTTCACGCGTGATGGGCTTCAGTACGCTGCGACCTTTGGAATCGGTCGGGGCGTCACTGGGGGCTTCGTGAATGACGACCTGTTCTTCGGCCGACGGGACCCTGATGACGTTCTTGCAATTCGGGCATGGCCCCTCTTTTCCCGCGAATTTGTCACTGACTTGGAATCGCTTCAGGCACTTGGGACAGGTGACTTGGATCGGCATGGTGGCGGTCAATCAGTGACGTCGAATCTCAATCGCGAAGGATCGACAGGGGGATTACAGACAAGGAAAGACAATCAGGGGGGGGCAAGCCGCGATGAAAGTTGGCTGCGGCAGTCAGCCGCGCTCGCATAGTTTCCCATGGCTCGATCGTTGCCCGCAACCCAGCGTTGACGAACCCGTCGCGTCCGATCCAATAGGCCGGCAAACCCCGACGCAAGAGATTCACCCCGCATGAACGATTCGACCCAAACCGGTGCGGCCGATCCGCCGGCCCACGTGGTGCTGTATCAGCCGGAGATCCCACAAAACACGGGCAACATCGGGCGAACCTGCGTGGCGACCGGAGCGCATCTTTGGCTGGTCCGGCCGATGGGGTTTCGCATCGACGAACGGCGGTTGCGACGCGCCGGGCTGGATTATTGGCAACATCTGACGTGGCATGACGTGCCCGATTGGGACCACTTGCGTCAGACGCATCAGGGACGTCGCATGTTCTATTTTTCCAAGACGGCCCAGCGGACGCTTTGGGATGCGGATTTTCGGCACGGGGACGTGTTCGTGTTCGGTCGCGAAACATCTGGCTTGCCACCGGAGATCTTGGATCCCAGCGACAGCCATGCGTTGCGGTTGCCGATGCAACCGGAGGTTCGCAGCTTGAATCTGTCCGTCACCGTCGGAATCGCGCTGTACGAACACCAACGACAGATGCTCCGGCAACAGGCTTGAAGCGATTCGATCCAGCGTCGATCAAACCCGCTAGGCTGCTTCGTCTTCAGTTTTCTGTGGGATTTCCAATGCGTCCGTGAAGGAGGTCTCTCACAGAGGCACGAAGGCACGGAGGTTTTGTTCGAGGTTCGGATGGAAAGCCGTGCTGGACCGATCGCTGGATCAAGCGTTCTGCAGCGTCCGCCCGACTCCCGGTTCTTTCCTCCGTGTCTTTGTGCCTCTGTGCGAGGCCCATCTCGTCCGGGGAAGGAGGTCTCTCACTGAGGCACGAAGGCACAGAGGTTTTGTTCGAAATTCGGATGGAAAGCCGTGCTGGACCGATCGCTGGATCAAGCCTTCTGCGGCGTCCTGCCAACTCTCCATACTTTCCTCCGTGTCTTTGTGCCTCCGTGCGCGGCAAACCGCACCCGGGAAAGGGAATCTTTAAAGAAGTCACGGAGTCACAGAGGATTGGTCCGCGGATGATCCGTCGGCATCAGTCTTCCGCTGTGTCGCATTCCGTGACGCAGCGGATCCATTTGTACAACGCCATTCCGGTGAGAGATCCCAGGACCGTGGCGATCAAATAGACCCAGATGTTGGTCAAGTTGCCTGACACCAACGCGGGACCCAACGAACGAAATGGGTTCATCGAAGCGCCGGTCATTGGGCCCGCCGTCATCGCTTCCATTCCGATCACCGCACCGACCGCCAAGCCTGCGGTGATCGATTTTTCCTTGGCGCCTGTCGAAACGCCCATCACGACGAACATCAAAATCAGCGTCATCATGAATTCGATCGCAAAGCCGCCAGCCACCGTGATGACCGGGTTGATCGCTGTCGAACCCAAGTTGGTTGAATCCACGCCGAACACCGCACGCAACGCTGCCGCACCAGCGATCGCACCGGCCAACTGTGCGATCGCGTACGGTCCGACTTCCCGCAACGGGAATCGGCCGGCCGCAGCAAAACCGATCGTGACCGATGGATTGATATGACATCCGCTGATATCGCCGATCGCGTAGATCAGCACCAGCACGACCAACCCCCAGACGATCGCCACGCCTTCGTGAGTCAGCGGTTCGACGAGTCCGGCGACGACCACGGCGCCACAACCGATGACGATCAAAAACATCGTCCCCAGGAACTCGGCGACGCAGCGGTGAAACAGTGGTGTTTGCATGGGCGAAAGCGTATCAGCCGGTCACCGGCCGTAAACCGCACCTTGGTAAAGATGAAACGTCCCGCCCTCGGGCAGTCCCACGCGAATGAAACGTCCACGGGTGTTCGGCGGCAATTCGATCATCCACTGGCTTTGTGGCTTCTGTGCTTGCCAGACTTCGCGGTAATTCTTTCCGTCGTCCGAAACCCAAACCGTCAGTCCATCGGCACGTTCTTGCAACCCGGTTCGATTCCGCAACCACACGTAACGAATCTCCGATGGCCGAGCCAATCGAATGGTCACGTGCGGGTTGTCGGTATCGTGATCACTGTGGAACGCAAAGTCGAAGGCTTCGCGCGGCACGTCGCTTAGGAACAAGTACGACTCGTCATTCCATCCGGAATTGCTGAATCGCCCGCCGAAGCGAATGTGGGCGTCACGTGAGATTTCTTGGAAACCGTCGTGTGACCGCAGTTTGACGTCTTTCTGTTGCAGTCCGATCCAACCGTCACGGTCGCGTGTGCCGCGGATCGATTTTTGTGACGACAGGTAACTGATCAAGTCCAAGAATTCGATCGGGGCGATGGTCTTGATCAAACCTTCAGGCATCGAACTGGCCTTTTTGGGCTGAACAAAATCGATGTCGTCCTGCAGGATGTCGACTTGTTTTCCGTCGGCGATGCCGAGTGACAGAACTTCATCGGTTTCCTTCAACACAAAACCCGTTTGCACCACGCCGTCCAGCGTCAATACGGTCACCGTTTCGAATCCTTTGGCGATCGTGTCATTGGGATGGATGATCGCCGTGATCAGTTGCTCCTTCGTCATTCGCGATCCAATGTCGCTCAAGTCGGGGCCAAACTTTTTGCCCAGGTCACCGATCATGTGACAGGCCGAACAAACTTGTTTGAAAACGCCTTCGCCACGTCGGCTGCTGCCGCCGCGTAAGCCGGCCAAGGTGCGGATGGCGTTGTGCCGATCGATTTCGGATGCATCTTCGTTTTCGGCGATCTCCAGCGGTGTCACCGCCGCACCGCCCGGTCCGGTCTTGCGTTGAAAGCGAACCAGATAGTCTTTCGCCGTTTGCGACGAATCGGCCAGAAAGTCGTCACGTTTTTGGGCCGGTTCCCAGACGGGCTGTAACGCATGCAGGGTGTGTTCCAGCGTGTAATCGATCCAGTAATCCATCGATCGCTCGGCCGCGCTTAGCGCGATTTCCAGCGACCGCATGGTGTGGATGAAGCTGAGACCACGGACCGCTTCCAAGCGGACGCGCGGGTGCGGGTCGTCCATCGCACGTTCCAGGTATTCGATCAGCGCCGGCTGGCGATCGCGTTCGTTGGTCAGGACATGGATCGCCGCGGCGCGAGCCCGATAGTCGTCGCACGCCAAGATGCGATCGACCAATGCAGTGTCGACGGCGCGGAACGCTTCCTGTAACCACAGTCCTTCGCACCATTGTTGCGGGTCGTCGGTCGCGTTGACGTGACGCTTCACCGCCGCCAAGACTTCCGTTCGGTCACGATCCCACAGTTCGCGTCGGGCGCGATAACGTGTGCGGGGTTCGTAAACGCTGAGCTGTTGGACTAGTTCGTCCACCGTTTTGTCGGCTTGCGTGATCGGCTGCAGCAACGGTTTGTTCTTATTGACCAATCGATACACACGACCGTGTTTGTGGTCGCGGTTGGGGTCACGTTGTGAATACTGCATGTGACCGATCAATGCGTTGCACCAATCGCCAAACCAAACCGCACCGTCGGGACCGATCTTCGGATCGACCGGACGAAAAATGATGTCGGTCGATGACAACAGGTCATCCACACGCCGGCCGTCGAATCCCGCGCCGTCGGATTCGTTTTGCAATTCGAACCGTGGCATGCCGTGCATGTTGATCACGCACGCATAGATGAATTGCCCCTGCATGTCATCGGGCAGGTGTCGCGACAGCAAAAATTCGTTGCCCACCGCCGGTCGCATGCCTTCGTTGTCGAAGTTCGGCTCCAGTGTCCGTCGGGTGTTCACTTCGAATCCCGACAGCGGGCTGGTCCAGTGTTGTTTGGCGTTGGTGCCATCGCCGACCATGCCGTTGCCCCAGGGATCAAATACCAGGCACCATGGATTGCCATAACCGGGAGTGCGAAAGTGTTGAAAGCTCAGGCTGTGAGGATCCAACACATAGCATCCGGCGGTTCCTTTGTTTCGAAACGCTCCCCAAGGTGTTTCCAGGGTGGTCGACAAAGAGATGCCTTCCAGCATGTGGAGCCGTCCACCGTGGGACCATTCCCAAGCGCCGACCGTGTGGTGAGTGTCATCGGTCGCGATGCCATCGACGACGGTTTCGACCAGATCGGCGCGGTCGTCGCCGTCGGTGTCTTTTAGAAACAAGATTCGCGGTTCGTCGACGACCAGGACGCCGCCATTGTAAAACTCAAATCCCGTTGGACAGATCAGCTTGTCATAGAACGTGATGCACTTGTCCGCCCGGCCGTCGTTGTCGCTGTCTTCGAAAATCAACAAACGGTCGCTGGGACGCTCGGCACCCGGTTGCCATTGAGGGTAATTCGGCATACACGAAACCCACAAACGCCCCCGGTTATCGAAAGCAATCTGGTTCGGGTTTGCCAGTTCGGGAAATTCACGCTCCGATGCAAACAGTTGGACCTCCATGCCGTCGGGGACCGTCATCATCTGGATCGACTGTTCCGGCGTCGGGTATTCCAGCACCTCCGGTTCGCGCAGCTTGCGAAAATTTTCATCTCGCGTGCCGAACATCGTCTCCGGGGTGAACAGGTCGCCGGTGTTCGAATCGTCGGGCTGTTCGGGCACGTCACGACCGGCGGCCAAGTCCCAGATGTATTGATCGCGGACTTCGACGATCCCGCGGATCTTTTTGTATTCTCTCGGGAACGTTTCGGTGTCCCAGGTGCGGCGGCCGCCATAGACATACCAACCGTTGAGCATTCGATAGTCTTGCAAGTGAAACCAAGACTTATCGTTGACCCAGCGGCGGACGTCTTCGAATTTGGACATCCCGATTCCGACCGGATGGTTGTCGCCAAAGATCGCCGTGTCGATCAGTCGGCCGACCAAGCGATCGCCCGCTTCGTTGACGTGAACACCGTTGATCGTGAACTGAGCCCCGGCTTCCTTTTGGAACTCGGCCAGCGTGGGCGTGAAAAGGTCGACAAAGCCGTGTCCGTCGTCGTCGGCCAGTTGCCGAATCGCTTCGGTGTACGCGGCCAGATTGCGATTGTGTTGGACGCCATTGGGCTGCAGCGGGTTGCCGGTCGGCTCAAACGCGATCGGGCTGACCAAGATGAACGAGGGCTGCCGGCCGTCTTGGGTGAAACGTTCGGTTTGCTGTTTCAGATAATCGCGATAGTCGGCGACGAAAGCTTCCAAAGCCGCCGGATCGGTACCGGCGAACGATTCATTGAACCCGAAGAAGCACAGGAACGTCTGGGGGTCGAACACCTCCAGCGGGTCGTCGATTTTGGTGTAATTGCTGGGGCGTTGTTGGTTTCCGACTTCGTCGGCCGGCCAACCGAAATTGCGAAAGCGAATTTGTTTGTCGGGAAAACGCGTGTGCAACAGCGCTTCGAAATGCCCGTACTGGTTCATCCGCTCGGCCAGCGAATTGCCGACCGCGACGACTCGTTCATTTTGGCGAATCGGCCAAACTACGGCGTCTTTTTTTTTTCCGGCCGGTCGCGTGCTTCGAAGACGGGCGACCCTTTCGGATCGGGCATGGAGGGTGACCGGCCCAAGCCGAAATCGGCGGGCTGTAGGTCGGCGTTCTTCCAGTACCCTTCGGTACGAATGAAGCCATAGAAGCTGGGATAGAACGGATCGACGAATGCGACATCGGCCGACGCGGGGACGTCCAGGCCTGTCAAATGATACGTGGCATTGACCACCAAGCGTCGCAGGTCTTCGTCCGCCAAGTCGATTGCCGCGCCGGCGGTGGTGCAGAACGACGTGCCCGTGCCGCCGTCGGGGGCGGTGTAGGTGTGCAGCCAAGCAAACGGTTGCATCGGAGCGTTCAGTTCGCCGTCGACGTTGACGGACTTGGGATCCAACGATTCGGTGACCGCACCGCGAAGCAACACGCGGTCGGCGTCGGTCAAGTGGGTGACGCCGTACACGTCACTGGGCACAAAAATTTCGCCGACGCCGTTTAAGATCGGATGGTCGGCATATTCTTTCTGGACGACGCCGCGGGCCCCTTGGACTTTGTGTTTGCCGTGGTGATTCACCCATTCTTCGCCCAAGACACGCAGTCCCCATTTGTCATAAGAAATGTCGCCGCCGAAGGATTGGTCGCCTTTGAATCCGTGTGTCGATGTTCGCAAACCGATGATCGGTTTTCCGGCGTTCAAGTAGGCCGTCATGTGGGCGGCGTCGGCCGCCGACGGCGTACGGAATCGTGTGCCGACGATGATCAGGTCGGCATCGTCCAGCGTTTCCCAGCCGCGGACGCCGGTGTGATTGTTCGGGTCGATGTAGGTGCCGTCCTCGGACATCGAAAACAAGACGGTGCAATGAAAGCCATGCTTTTGGCTCAGGATCTTGCCCAGCATCGGCATCGCTTCTTCGGACCGATATTCCTCATCACCGCTGATCAGGACGACGTGTTTGCCGTTGCCGTCGCCCGGTGGGGTGAACACCAGCCGATCGTCGGCGGCGAAAACGGGGGACACAAGGAACATCGCGGAGCAAAACGCGACGACGCGAGACAGAACCGAGGACATGGACGCTCTGTTGAAACAGGTGGGGCTTGGACGGGGTGGGGACAGGCTGGCCTGTCGAGAAGTGTCGCAGTATAGATCAAACCGACGCCGGGGTGGCGTTGCCGATGGTCCACCAGGTCTGGCCGAATGCGGCCCGCCCAGCCGTCGGTGATATCTGTTCAGTGGCGGCGGCGTGCGGCACGAGCGCCGGGGTCTCGTGGCTGGTGGGTGCCGCGACTCTGGCGGATCGCCGCGATGGAGGTGGCTTTGACTTTTTTGACCATGACCGCTGTGCGATCGTCGTATGTTGTTGCGCACAAGCCTGTCGCGTGAATGCATCCCACGTTGCATCGACGCCAGGTCCCCGCCATTGCCTTCCTTCCCACCTTTGATGCTCCTTCGATTCATGTCCCCCCGAATTTGGTTGATCGCGTTTCTTGCCGTCTGGTCCGTTCCACTTGCCACTCCCGTGTTGTGTTCCGCGGCGGATCGGACGTCCGACGGCGATGGCCCGGTTGATCCCGTCTTCAATCGTGCGCCGCTTGCGGCCAAGCCGTACAGCGAATTGCCGCTCGGTTCGATCCAGCCACGTGGCTGGCTGCGCGATGAATTGCAGCGGATGGCCGATGGGATGACCGGTCACCTGGACCAGTGGTATCCCGAAGTCTGTGGCGATCGCAACGCGTGGCTGGGTGGCGACGGGGACACGTGGGAGCGTGGTCCGTACTGGATCGATGGTCTGTATCCCCTGGCCAAGTTGTTGGACGACCGTGACTTGGAAGCCAAGGCGATGCGGTGGATCGAATGGACGTTGGCCAACCAGCGTGAAAGCGGTCAGATCGGCCCCTACGGAATCAAGTCCGCCGATCGCACCGTACCGCCGCCACGCGGTGCGCAAGTGTTGAAGCCGGACGATTGGTGGCCGCGGATGGTGATGTTGAAGATCTTGCAGCAACACT is part of the Crateriforma spongiae genome and harbors:
- a CDS encoding ThuA domain-containing protein, whose product is MSSVLSRVVAFCSAMFLVSPVFAADDRLVFTPPGDGNGKHVVLISGDEEYRSEEAMPMLGKILSQKHGFHCTVLFSMSEDGTYIDPNNHTGVRGWETLDDADLIIVGTRFRTPSAADAAHMTAYLNAGKPIIGLRTSTHGFKGDQSFGGDISYDKWGLRVLGEEWVNHHGKHKVQGARGVVQKEYADHPILNGVGEIFVPSDVYGVTHLTDADRVLLRGAVTESLDPKSVNVDGELNAPMQPFAWLHTYTAPDGGTGTSFCTTAGAAIDLADEDLRRLVVNATYHLTGLDVPASADVAFVDPFYPSFYGFIRTEGYWKNADLQPADFGLGRSPSMPDPKGSPVFEARDRPEKKKTP
- a CDS encoding PVC-type heme-binding CxxCH protein codes for the protein MRQNERVVAVGNSLAERMNQYGHFEALLHTRFPDKQIRFRNFGWPADEVGNQQRPSNYTKIDDPLEVFDPQTFLCFFGFNESFAGTDPAALEAFVADYRDYLKQQTERFTQDGRQPSFILVSPIAFEPTGNPLQPNGVQHNRNLAAYTEAIRQLADDDGHGFVDLFTPTLAEFQKEAGAQFTINGVHVNEAGDRLVGRLIDTAIFGDNHPVGIGMSKFEDVRRWVNDKSWFHLQDYRMLNGWYVYGGRRTWDTETFPREYKKIRGIVEVRDQYIWDLAAGRDVPEQPDDSNTGDLFTPETMFGTRDENFRKLREPEVLEYPTPEQSIQMMTVPDGMEVQLFASEREFPELANPNQIAFDNRGRLWVSCMPNYPQWQPGAERPSDRLLIFEDSDNDGRADKCITFYDKLICPTGFEFYNGGVLVVDEPRILFLKDTDGDDRADLVETVVDGIATDDTHHTVGAWEWSHGGRLHMLEGISLSTTLETPWGAFRNKGTAGCYVLDPHSLSFQHFRTPGYGNPWCLVFDPWGNGMVGDGTNAKQHWTSPLSGFEVNTRRTLEPNFDNEGMRPAVGNEFLLSRHLPDDMQGQFIYACVINMHGMPRFELQNESDGAGFDGRRVDDLLSSTDIIFRPVDPKIGPDGAVWFGDWCNALIGHMQYSQRDPNRDHKHGRVYRLVNKNKPLLQPITQADKTVDELVQQLSVYEPRTRYRARRELWDRDRTEVLAAVKRHVNATDDPQQWCEGLWLQEAFRAVDTALVDRILACDDYRARAAAIHVLTNERDRQPALIEYLERAMDDPHPRVRLEAVRGLSFIHTMRSLEIALSAAERSMDYWIDYTLEHTLHALQPVWEPAQKRDDFLADSSQTAKDYLVRFQRKTGPGGAAVTPLEIAENEDASEIDRHNAIRTLAGLRGGSSRRGEGVFKQVCSACHMIGDLGKKFGPDLSDIGSRMTKEQLITAIIHPNDTIAKGFETVTVLTLDGVVQTGFVLKETDEVLSLGIADGKQVDILQDDIDFVQPKKASSMPEGLIKTIAPIEFLDLISYLSSQKSIRGTRDRDGWIGLQQKDVKLRSHDGFQEISRDAHIRFGGRFSNSGWNDESYLFLSDVPREAFDFAFHSDHDTDNPHVTIRLARPSEIRYVWLRNRTGLQERADGLTVWVSDDGKNYREVWQAQKPQSQWMIELPPNTRGRFIRVGLPEGGTFHLYQGAVYGR